The window TCGCCCTGAAAATCTATCATATGGCGCGCGAGGCGGAGCGCACGGATGTCGATGACGAACACCGTGCGGCCTGCCGGAAGAAGCTCGGCGTGCTGTTGTCGCAGCAGGCCGACCTTTCGCGGGCCATCGAGGAGCTGATCGAGGACATCGAAGCGGGTCGCAAGTACATGAAAACCTACAAGCAGATGAAGATGTACAACGACCCGGCGCTGAATCCGGTACTCTATGGGCAGAAGAAATAGGGAGCTGCCGCGTCATCTGCTGGTGCTGCGGACCTCGGCGATGGGCGATGTGGCGATGCTGCCGCATGCGCTCCGGGCGCTGATGTCGGCCTATCCCGACCTGCGGGTCACGGTGGCGACGCGGCCGATGTTCAAACCCTTCTTCGAGGGGCTCGGCGTGGATTTTCTCGATGTCGATCTCAAAGGCGTCCACCACTCCCTGCGGGGCATGTGGCGGCTGGCGGCCGAGGCCCGGCGGCTGGGCGTGGACGCCGTGGCCGACGTGCACGACGTGCTGCGCTCCCGGGCGTTCCGCCTGTCGATGACTCTCCACGGCATCCCCGTGGCCTTCATCCACAAGGGCCGCGCGGAAAAACGGCGGTTCATCCGCTGCGGAAGCCGCGGCATGGAGCCGCTGCGCCACACCGTGCTGCGCTACTGCGACACGTTCCGGCGGCTGGGGTTCGTGTTCGATGATCCGGAGCCGGTCCGCCGGCAGGAGCGGCCCGATCCGTTCGGCCCCAAGGAGGGCGTCTGGGTGGGCTTCGCGCCGTTTTCGGCCCAGCGGGGCAAGACCTATCCCGAAGAGCTGAGCCGCGAGGCGGTGCGGCTGCTGGCGGAGCGTTACGACCGGGTCTTCATCCACGGCGGCGGAGGCGGCGAGCAACGCTTCGCCGAGGAGATGGAGCGCACGTATCCCAACGTCACGGCGTTGTTCGGCAAGGTCGGCCTCGACGGGGAGATGGACCTGATCGCCGACCTCGACTGCGTGGTGTCGATGGATTCGCTGGTCATGCACCTCGCGGCGCTCGTGGCGACGCCCGTGGTGTCGGTGTGGGGAGCGACGCATCCCGGGCTGGGATTTCTGGGCTACGGGTGCGATCCGCGGGGCGTGCTGCAAGCCGACATGGCGTGCCGTCCCTGTTCGGTATTCGGCAGCAAGCCCTGCCGCTACGGCGACTACCGCTGTCTGAAAGCCGTGCCCCCCGCGATGATCGCCGAACGGGTCCGGCTGCTTGTCGGACGATGACGAAACGAAAAAGCCTCCGGACGACCGGAGGCTCTTTTTTTGCCGCAGCCGCGGTTAATCGGCTTTGGTGTAGACCGTTCCGGTTCCCTCGATCGTCAGGGTGTATTTGCCCTCGGCGTCCTTGGTGATCACGCCCGTCTCGGTGAAGCCGATGGTCTGGCCGTTGCCGATGCTCTCTCCTTTGAGCAGGATTTTGTCGGCCTCGCCCTGGAGCTCCCACGACGTGTAGACCAGCGTGGCCATGTTGATCGACTGCGCAACGCCTTCGATCCGGATTTCGACGCCCATCACGCCCTCGGGGTCGATCGGATCGGGCATCGTCCACCGGCCTATGGCTTCGGCGTAGGTGGGGTCGGTGGCGATCTTCGTGGCCGCGGCGCCGTCCTCCAGTTTGCCCGTGTAGTCCACGACGACCGGAGCGCCCGGCAGCAGGCCGTTGGCCTCGCTCTTGTCGGCGTCCGTCGTCGAGAAGGTGTAGGTGATGTCGGCTGTCGGTGCCTTGACGGTGACGGTGTTCATCGAAGCGTCGGCGATGAAGCCCTCGAAAAACTTCGGGGTATTGTCGGCGCAGGCTGCCAGCCCGCAGAGGGCCGCGGCAGTCGTCAGGAGTTTGATGCTTTTCATTGGCTTGTATTGTTAACGTTTTTTGATGTATTCGTCGATCGCCCGGGCCGCCGTGCGTCCGGCGCCCATAGCCAGAATCACCGTCGCGGCGCCCGTCACGGCGTCGCCTCCGGCGAAGACGCCCTTGCGGGTGGTGGCTCCGTGCTCGTCGGCCGTGATGCATCCCCGGCGGTTGGTTTCGAGACCTTCGGTCGTCGCCGCCAGCAGCGGGTTGGGCGAGGTGCCCAGCGCCATGATGACCACGTCGCAGGCGATCTCGAACTCCGAGCCCTCCTTCACCACCGGCGACCGGCGGCCGCTTTCGTCGGGTTCGCCCAACTCCATCTCCACGCACCGCAGACCCGTCACCCAGCCCTGCTCGTCGCCGAGGACCTCGGTGGGGTTGGTCAGCATGCGGAAGCGGATGCCCTCCTCGCGGGCGTGGTGGACCTCTTCGACGCGCGCCGGGAGCTCCTTTTCCGAACGGCGGTAGACGATCGTCGCCTCGGCGCCCAGCCGCCGGGCCGTGCGCACGGCGTCCATCGCCACGTTGCCGCCGCCCACGACCACCACGCGCCGTCCGACGTAGATCGGGGTGTCGTACTCCTTGTCATAGGCGTGCATCAGGTTGGCCCGCGTGAGGAATTCGTTGGCCGAGACCACGCCGTTGAGGTTCTCGCCCGGGATGCCCATGAAGCGGGGCAGTCCGGCGCCCGAGCCGATGAAAACGGCGCCGTAACCCTCTTCGTCCAGCAGCGAGTCGATCGTCACGGTGCGGCCCACGATCACGTCGGTCTCGATCTCGACGCCCAGCCGCTCGACCTGAGCGATCTCGCGCGCCACGATGCGCTCCTTCGGGAGGCGGAACTCGGGGATGCCGTAGACCAGCACGCCGCCCACCTTGTGCAGCGCCTCGAAGATCTTCACGGTGTAGCCCATCCGCGCCAGATCGCTGGCGCAGGCCAGTCCGGCCGGGCCGCTGCCGATGACGGCCACTTTGCGGCCGTTGCGCACGGCGGCGGGCTGTACGGGTGCGCCGTGTTCGAGTTTCCAGTCGCCGACGAAGCGTTCCAGCTTGCCCACGGCCACCGGTTCGCCCTTGATGCCCAGGACGCACGACCCTTCGCACTGGCTCTCCTGCGGGCAGACGCGGCCGCAGATCGAGGGCAGCGAACTGTCCTCGGAGATGATGTCGGCGGCCTCCTGCAACCGGCCTTCGTGCAGGGC of the Alistipes senegalensis JC50 genome contains:
- the gltA gene encoding NADPH-dependent glutamate synthase, which encodes MANKIPRVPVREQDPAIRAANFEEVCYGYDLEEAALEASRCLHCKNPRCVAACPVGIRIPDFIAALHEGRLQEAADIISEDSSLPSICGRVCPQESQCEGSCVLGIKGEPVAVGKLERFVGDWKLEHGAPVQPAAVRNGRKVAVIGSGPAGLACASDLARMGYTVKIFEALHKVGGVLVYGIPEFRLPKERIVAREIAQVERLGVEIETDVIVGRTVTIDSLLDEEGYGAVFIGSGAGLPRFMGIPGENLNGVVSANEFLTRANLMHAYDKEYDTPIYVGRRVVVVGGGNVAMDAVRTARRLGAEATIVYRRSEKELPARVEEVHHAREEGIRFRMLTNPTEVLGDEQGWVTGLRCVEMELGEPDESGRRSPVVKEGSEFEIACDVVIMALGTSPNPLLAATTEGLETNRRGCITADEHGATTRKGVFAGGDAVTGAATVILAMGAGRTAARAIDEYIKKR
- a CDS encoding glycosyltransferase family 9 protein — encoded protein: MGRRNRELPRHLLVLRTSAMGDVAMLPHALRALMSAYPDLRVTVATRPMFKPFFEGLGVDFLDVDLKGVHHSLRGMWRLAAEARRLGVDAVADVHDVLRSRAFRLSMTLHGIPVAFIHKGRAEKRRFIRCGSRGMEPLRHTVLRYCDTFRRLGFVFDDPEPVRRQERPDPFGPKEGVWVGFAPFSAQRGKTYPEELSREAVRLLAERYDRVFIHGGGGGEQRFAEEMERTYPNVTALFGKVGLDGEMDLIADLDCVVSMDSLVMHLAALVATPVVSVWGATHPGLGFLGYGCDPRGVLQADMACRPCSVFGSKPCRYGDYRCLKAVPPAMIAERVRLLVGR
- a CDS encoding lipocalin family protein, which encodes MKSIKLLTTAAALCGLAACADNTPKFFEGFIADASMNTVTVKAPTADITYTFSTTDADKSEANGLLPGAPVVVDYTGKLEDGAAATKIATDPTYAEAIGRWTMPDPIDPEGVMGVEIRIEGVAQSINMATLVYTSWELQGEADKILLKGESIGNGQTIGFTETGVITKDAEGKYTLTIEGTGTVYTKAD